The Corynebacterium vitaeruminis DSM 20294 genome window below encodes:
- a CDS encoding precorrin-3B synthase, producing MSDSLFSTPIVDFSRDAAVLIEHPDRSRQDMCPGTLRLHKAEDGLIGRVRFPGGLVRPEQWNDIARLSTELGNGTVHVTTRGNMQFRGVEDSAAFAEFVEKAGFLPSREHDKLRNIIASPRATHLWGLIDDLDHSLLSSTDVIGLSGRTLFGFDAGQGDILSQHPDFGVFEEDGGFRLILGGALTDYVVTDRGLVGGALTRAAAAWQSLRGDNWRVHEAPATHAAILAAVAEAVDLASSPAPDVQRPEDARPIGWIEDDNGSVALGAGLKFGFFSAKVASILGAVGAPVTITPWASLLIHGLDSGDADAVVKVLAPQGLIFDANSPWLRVTACTGLPGCAKSLSHTQEDATQLVLGGNVPDGLVHFSGCDRRCGHPLAHHTEYVATGDGEYEVNAR from the coding sequence ATGTCTGACAGTCTCTTTTCCACACCCATCGTGGACTTTTCTCGTGACGCAGCCGTGCTCATCGAGCACCCGGATCGCAGCCGCCAGGACATGTGTCCCGGTACCCTTCGGCTGCATAAGGCGGAGGACGGCCTCATCGGACGCGTGCGCTTCCCCGGCGGGCTCGTTCGCCCCGAGCAATGGAACGACATCGCCCGCCTGTCCACCGAGCTCGGCAACGGCACCGTCCACGTGACCACCCGCGGCAACATGCAGTTCCGCGGCGTGGAGGACTCCGCGGCATTCGCCGAGTTCGTCGAGAAGGCCGGGTTCCTGCCCTCCCGCGAGCACGACAAGCTGCGCAACATCATCGCCTCCCCGCGGGCGACCCACCTGTGGGGGCTCATTGACGACCTCGACCACAGCCTGCTGTCCTCCACCGATGTGATCGGCCTGTCCGGCCGCACCCTCTTCGGCTTCGACGCGGGCCAAGGCGACATCCTCTCCCAACACCCGGACTTCGGCGTGTTCGAAGAGGACGGCGGCTTCCGACTCATCCTGGGCGGCGCGCTCACCGACTACGTGGTCACCGACCGCGGCCTCGTCGGTGGCGCGCTCACCCGCGCCGCCGCCGCGTGGCAGTCGCTGCGCGGCGACAACTGGCGCGTGCACGAGGCGCCCGCCACCCACGCGGCGATCCTCGCCGCCGTGGCCGAAGCCGTCGACCTCGCCTCCTCCCCCGCCCCTGATGTTCAGCGCCCGGAGGACGCCCGCCCGATCGGCTGGATCGAGGACGACAACGGCTCCGTGGCCTTGGGCGCCGGGCTCAAGTTCGGCTTCTTCTCAGCCAAGGTGGCAAGCATCCTCGGCGCGGTGGGCGCGCCGGTGACTATCACTCCCTGGGCCTCGCTCCTCATCCACGGCCTCGACTCAGGCGACGCCGACGCCGTGGTCAAGGTGCTCGCGCCGCAGGGCCTCATCTTCGACGCCAACTCCCCGTGGCTGCGGGTGACCGCCTGCACCGGTCTGCCCGGTTGCGCCAAGTCGCTCTCGCACACCCAGGAGGACGCAACCCAGCTGGTCCTCGGGGGGAACGTTCCCGATGGTCTAGTACACTTTTCTGGGTGCGACCGCCGCTGCGGCCACCCACTTGCCCACCACACGGAGTATGTCGCCACCGGCGACGGGGAATACGAGGTCAACGCTCGATGA
- a CDS encoding precorrin-8X methylmutase, translating to MSFDYITDGNEIYRRSFAMIREESNLSAFDADQAQVAVRMIHAAGQTDLAQDIEMSAGAVTAAREALRRGAPILCDVNMVASGVTRTRLPKDNEVVCLLKDPRVPELAKKLGTTRTAAAVELWEDRLDGAVVAIGNAPTALFHLLNWLEEDPTRPRPAVILGIPVGFVGAAESKQACADVAEKLGTEFITVHGRRGGSAITCAAINALATEKEIL from the coding sequence ATGAGCTTCGATTACATCACAGACGGGAACGAGATTTATCGGCGTTCCTTCGCCATGATCCGGGAGGAATCGAACCTTTCGGCTTTCGACGCCGACCAGGCGCAGGTCGCGGTCCGAATGATTCACGCCGCGGGCCAGACGGATCTGGCCCAGGACATCGAGATGTCCGCGGGCGCGGTAACGGCCGCGCGCGAGGCACTGCGACGCGGCGCCCCAATCCTCTGTGACGTAAACATGGTTGCCTCCGGGGTGACCCGCACGCGCCTGCCCAAGGACAACGAGGTCGTGTGCCTGCTCAAGGACCCGCGCGTGCCGGAGCTGGCGAAGAAGCTGGGCACCACCCGCACCGCCGCCGCGGTGGAGCTGTGGGAGGATCGTTTGGACGGTGCGGTCGTGGCCATCGGCAACGCGCCGACCGCGCTGTTCCACCTGCTCAACTGGCTGGAGGAGGATCCCACCCGCCCGCGCCCGGCGGTCATCCTGGGCATCCCCGTCGGCTTCGTCGGTGCTGCGGAATCCAAGCAGGCCTGCGCCGACGTCGCCGAGAAGCTCGGCACCGAGTTCATCACCGTCCACGGGCGCAGGGGCGGATCCGCGATCACCTGCGCCGCCATCAACGCACTCGCCACCGAGAAGGAGATCCTGTGA
- the cobJ gene encoding precorrin-3B C(17)-methyltransferase, with the protein MSTTTPEKGTLIGVGVGPGDPELLTLKAVAAIHSADVIAYHARPNGSSTARSIAEGHFREDQQLELLEYPVTTGITEHPGGYAGAMADFYTEAAARLRAHLDAGRAVAVLALGDPMLYSSFQHLHRMLADDYPTQVIPGIPSVTAAADLIEQPLAEETEILSIIPGTLSKNELVAALGVCDSAVVMKLGRNFDKVKEAMIEAGVARRAYVAIRVGMSDQRQLPLLDAEGSELPYFSVAVVPSKTASSAANAQEESEGTGGEVVVVGLGPGSDRWTTPEATLVLSQATDIVGYSTYVKRVPERPGQRRHLSDNKVEAERAAMALDMAKCGRRVAVVSSGDPGVFAMAAAVLETADDDQWRDVPVRVVPGMTAAQAVASRVGAPLGHDFGMISLSDRLKPFEVVEKRIRALAGADMAFAVYNPASKERRWQVARLKEIVAEYQAPATPVIVARAVGSEQESVTITTLEAFDPDVVDMRTMVIMGASTTRTYVSPVFGPRVFTSRRYE; encoded by the coding sequence GTGAGCACGACCACGCCGGAAAAGGGAACGCTGATCGGCGTGGGCGTGGGGCCGGGCGATCCCGAGCTGCTCACGCTCAAGGCGGTCGCGGCGATCCACTCCGCCGATGTCATCGCTTACCACGCACGGCCGAACGGCTCGTCTACGGCGCGTTCGATCGCCGAGGGGCACTTCCGTGAGGACCAGCAGTTGGAGCTGCTCGAGTACCCGGTGACCACGGGCATCACGGAGCACCCCGGCGGCTACGCCGGGGCGATGGCGGACTTCTACACCGAGGCCGCGGCGCGCCTGCGTGCTCACCTCGACGCCGGGCGCGCGGTCGCCGTGCTCGCCTTGGGTGACCCCATGCTGTACAGCTCCTTCCAGCACCTCCACCGGATGCTCGCCGACGACTACCCCACCCAGGTCATCCCCGGCATCCCGTCGGTCACCGCCGCGGCCGACCTCATCGAGCAGCCGCTCGCCGAGGAGACGGAGATCCTGAGCATCATCCCGGGGACCCTGTCCAAGAACGAGCTGGTCGCGGCGCTGGGCGTCTGCGACAGCGCAGTGGTAATGAAGCTCGGCCGCAACTTCGACAAGGTCAAGGAGGCCATGATCGAGGCCGGCGTCGCCCGCCGCGCCTACGTGGCCATTCGAGTCGGCATGAGCGACCAACGTCAGCTTCCGCTTCTCGACGCCGAAGGCAGCGAGCTCCCGTACTTCTCCGTGGCCGTGGTGCCGTCCAAGACCGCCTCCTCGGCCGCCAACGCCCAAGAGGAATCCGAGGGCACTGGCGGTGAGGTGGTCGTGGTGGGCCTGGGCCCGGGCAGCGACCGGTGGACCACGCCCGAGGCGACGCTGGTGCTTTCGCAGGCCACCGACATCGTCGGGTATTCCACCTACGTCAAGCGCGTGCCGGAGCGCCCCGGCCAGCGCCGCCACCTGAGCGACAACAAGGTGGAGGCCGAGCGCGCCGCGATGGCGCTGGACATGGCCAAGTGCGGCCGCCGGGTCGCCGTTGTCTCTTCCGGCGACCCCGGCGTGTTCGCCATGGCCGCCGCCGTCCTCGAGACCGCCGACGACGACCAGTGGCGCGACGTGCCGGTACGGGTGGTCCCCGGGATGACCGCGGCTCAGGCCGTGGCCTCCCGCGTGGGCGCCCCGCTGGGACACGACTTCGGCATGATCTCGCTGTCGGACCGCCTCAAGCCCTTTGAGGTGGTGGAAAAGCGCATCCGCGCGCTGGCCGGTGCCGACATGGCCTTTGCCGTGTACAACCCCGCCTCCAAAGAGCGTCGCTGGCAGGTGGCCAGGTTGAAGGAGATCGTCGCCGAGTATCAGGCACCGGCAACTCCCGTCATCGTGGCCCGTGCTGTAGGGTCTGAACAGGAAAGTGTAACGATTACGACACTTGAAGCGTTCGACCCAGATGTAGTCGACATGCGCACGATGGTGATCATGGGCGCCTCCACCACGAGGACCTATGTCTCCCCTGTTTTCGGCCCGCGGGTGTTTACCTCCCGCCGGTACGAATAG
- a CDS encoding cobalt-precorrin-6A reductase, with amino-acid sequence MRALILGGTGEAREVAKLLVDDGWHVTSSLAGRVDNPKLPVGEVRIGGFGGPAGLVQWLIANGVEVVIDATHPFAERISVSASEATRATGIPLIALHRPAWTPVARDRWLPVHSMQEAAELVARDFHHIFLTIGRQQLEPFSHDPHNLYVIRTVEPPQVPLPARHRLIQSRGPFTVEDEKKLMRDNQIDCVVTKNSGGQMTQAKLDAARELGIPVVMVERPKLPAVSHEAHTAAEVMEIIRAL; translated from the coding sequence ATGCGCGCACTGATCCTCGGAGGAACCGGCGAGGCCCGCGAGGTGGCCAAGCTGCTCGTCGACGACGGCTGGCACGTCACCAGCTCGCTGGCGGGGCGCGTGGACAACCCCAAGCTGCCCGTAGGCGAGGTGCGCATCGGCGGCTTCGGCGGCCCGGCGGGGCTCGTGCAGTGGCTCATCGCGAACGGGGTCGAGGTGGTCATCGACGCCACCCACCCGTTCGCCGAGCGGATCTCCGTCTCCGCCTCGGAGGCGACGCGCGCCACGGGCATCCCGCTCATCGCCCTGCACCGGCCCGCGTGGACCCCGGTGGCCCGCGACAGGTGGCTCCCGGTGCACTCCATGCAGGAGGCGGCGGAGCTCGTCGCCCGCGACTTCCACCACATCTTCTTGACCATCGGTCGCCAGCAGCTGGAGCCCTTCTCCCACGACCCACACAACCTCTACGTCATCCGCACGGTCGAGCCGCCGCAGGTGCCGCTGCCCGCCAGGCACCGGCTCATCCAGTCGCGCGGTCCATTCACGGTGGAGGACGAGAAGAAGCTCATGCGCGATAACCAGATCGACTGCGTGGTCACCAAGAACTCCGGTGGCCAGATGACGCAGGCGAAGCTCGACGCCGCCCGCGAGCTGGGCATACCCGTGGTGATGGTGGAGCGCCCGAAGCTGCCGGCGGTGAGCCACGAGGCGCACACCGCCGCCGAGGTGATGGAGATCATCCGCGCGCTCTAG
- the cobM gene encoding precorrin-4 C(11)-methyltransferase, producing MTVYFIGAGPGAADLLTLRADKLIRTCQVCLYAGSIVPPEVLAITPEGATVINTARMPLDEITQVIVQATADGKDVARLHSGDPSIYSAVAEQARRLVERGIDYEIVPGVASFSAAAAVLGHELTVPTVGQTVILTRVSGRASKMPEGEDLDTLGKSGATLVIHLAAHDIDRVVDELLPNYGEDCPVAVVAYASRPEEQIVRGRLADIAPAVRAAGITRTAVIIVGKVLGAEGFPDSFLYSDDRPRDEHGRTIPCAH from the coding sequence ATGACCGTCTACTTCATCGGCGCCGGACCGGGCGCCGCCGACCTGCTCACCCTGCGCGCGGACAAGCTCATCCGCACCTGCCAGGTGTGCCTGTACGCGGGATCCATCGTGCCGCCCGAGGTGCTCGCCATCACCCCCGAGGGGGCGACCGTGATCAACACCGCGCGCATGCCGCTGGACGAGATCACCCAGGTCATCGTGCAGGCCACCGCCGACGGCAAGGACGTCGCTCGCCTGCACTCCGGCGACCCGAGCATCTACTCGGCCGTCGCGGAGCAGGCCCGCCGGCTTGTCGAGCGCGGCATCGACTACGAGATCGTGCCGGGCGTGGCCTCCTTCTCCGCGGCCGCGGCGGTGCTCGGCCACGAGCTGACGGTGCCCACGGTGGGGCAGACGGTCATCCTCACCCGGGTGTCGGGCAGGGCCTCCAAGATGCCCGAGGGCGAGGACCTAGACACACTCGGCAAGAGCGGCGCGACGCTGGTCATCCACCTCGCCGCCCACGACATCGACCGCGTGGTCGACGAGCTCCTGCCCAACTACGGCGAGGACTGCCCGGTCGCCGTGGTCGCCTACGCCTCCCGCCCCGAGGAGCAGATCGTCCGCGGTAGGCTGGCCGACATCGCGCCCGCCGTGCGCGCCGCCGGGATCACCCGCACCGCGGTCATCATCGTGGGCAAGGTCTTAGGCGCCGAGGGCTTCCCGGACTCCTTCCTTTACTCCGACGACCGGCCCCGCGACGAGCACGGACGGACGATCCCATGCGCGCACTGA